In one bacterium genomic region, the following are encoded:
- a CDS encoding TlyA family RNA methyltransferase, translated as MASPKQRIDKLVVEAGLASCEKKAQALIMAGEVLVNEVPVDKAGTFVDCHAQIRLRNQPLKYVSRGGDKLEAALQHFQINVHGKICLDIGSSTGGFTDCLLQHGASFVYALDVGKHQLVDRIRNDIRVCAREEFHVKDLTDQLFSSGPPTLVVVDLSFISLRQTLSFIFNALERVEAKILALVKPQFELGPEYIEKGGVVKDPAHQLLATRLVSDYVHALGKTCSPAFASPVKGQKSGNQEYFILIQSFPGAFL; from the coding sequence ATGGCTTCGCCTAAACAAAGAATCGACAAGCTTGTGGTTGAGGCTGGACTTGCTAGTTGTGAGAAAAAAGCTCAAGCCTTAATCATGGCTGGAGAGGTCCTCGTTAACGAAGTTCCGGTTGATAAAGCTGGGACCTTTGTTGACTGCCATGCGCAAATACGACTGCGTAATCAGCCACTTAAATATGTTAGCCGTGGGGGTGATAAACTCGAAGCTGCGCTGCAGCATTTCCAAATAAATGTTCATGGAAAAATCTGCCTCGATATCGGTTCTTCTACGGGGGGATTTACTGACTGCTTACTGCAACATGGAGCAAGCTTTGTGTATGCGCTTGATGTTGGGAAGCATCAGCTTGTCGATCGGATTCGTAACGATATACGTGTTTGTGCTCGCGAAGAGTTTCACGTTAAGGACCTTACTGATCAATTGTTTAGCTCAGGACCCCCGACTCTTGTTGTCGTTGATTTAAGTTTTATAAGTTTAAGACAAACCCTAAGCTTCATTTTTAATGCTTTAGAAAGGGTAGAGGCTAAAATTCTTGCGTTAGTAAAACCGCAATTTGAGCTTGGGCCCGAATATATCGAGAAGGGTGGAGTTGTGAAAGATCCAGCGCATCAGTTATTGGCAACACGTTTAGTCAGCGATTATGTTCATGCGCTTGGTAAGACATGTTCTCCGGCCTTTGCTTCGCCAGTGAAAGGTCAAAAAAGCGGGAATCAGGAGTATTTCATTTTAATACAGAGCTTCCCTGGAGCATTTCTTTAG